The following proteins come from a genomic window of Nocardiopsis sp. YSL2:
- a CDS encoding FAD-binding protein, with product MPTPHAPLRNWAGNVTFASPRVHRPATVDELRRLVRDSTGIRALGSGHSFNLVADSDRDLVRLDGLPVVTEVDPAASTVTVSAGLRYADLAVALHREGFALGNLASLPHISVAGSCATGTHGSGDGQRCLSAAVRALELVGPDGDLRWLGRDTDPDAFPGAVVALGALGVVTRLTLEVEPAYEMTQRVRVGVALDEVADRFDDVFGAATSVSLFTDWHAGGGDVWLKNRTDRPEGGWDGGRPATGPMHPVPGMPPEPSTEQLGTVGPWFERLPHFRPELPPSAGDELQSELYLPRAAAPACFAALREIGHLIAPALHISEVRTIRADDLWLSPAHGRDTVAFHFTWRKDPATVLPVISAVEDRLVPLGARPHWGKLTALDPAEVIGGYERAADFRGLLADFDPRGKFRNAFTDALFPLV from the coding sequence ATGCCCACGCCGCACGCACCGCTCCGCAACTGGGCCGGGAACGTCACCTTCGCCAGCCCGCGGGTGCACCGGCCCGCGACCGTCGACGAGCTGCGACGGCTCGTCCGGGACAGCACCGGCATCCGCGCCCTCGGCAGCGGCCACTCCTTCAACCTCGTCGCCGACTCCGACCGCGACCTGGTCCGGCTGGACGGGCTGCCCGTGGTGACCGAGGTCGACCCGGCCGCTTCCACCGTGACCGTCTCCGCCGGACTGCGCTACGCCGACCTGGCCGTCGCCCTGCACCGCGAGGGCTTCGCGCTGGGCAACCTGGCCTCACTGCCGCACATCTCCGTCGCGGGCTCCTGCGCGACCGGCACCCACGGCTCCGGTGACGGGCAGCGCTGCCTGTCCGCCGCCGTCCGCGCCCTGGAGCTCGTCGGGCCGGACGGCGACCTTCGGTGGCTGGGCCGCGACACCGATCCGGACGCCTTCCCCGGGGCCGTGGTCGCCCTCGGCGCGCTCGGCGTCGTCACGCGGCTCACCCTGGAGGTCGAGCCCGCCTACGAGATGACCCAGCGGGTGCGGGTCGGGGTGGCCCTGGACGAGGTCGCCGATCGGTTCGACGACGTGTTCGGCGCGGCCACCAGCGTCAGCCTCTTCACGGACTGGCACGCGGGCGGGGGCGACGTGTGGCTCAAGAACCGCACCGACCGGCCGGAGGGCGGCTGGGACGGCGGACGGCCCGCGACCGGGCCGATGCATCCCGTCCCCGGTATGCCGCCCGAACCCAGCACCGAGCAGCTGGGCACCGTCGGGCCCTGGTTCGAGCGCCTGCCGCACTTCCGACCCGAGCTGCCCCCGAGCGCGGGCGACGAACTGCAGTCCGAGCTCTACCTCCCCCGGGCCGCCGCCCCGGCCTGCTTCGCCGCGCTCCGGGAGATCGGGCACCTCATCGCCCCGGCCCTGCACATCTCCGAGGTGCGCACGATCCGCGCCGACGACCTGTGGCTGAGCCCCGCCCATGGCCGGGACACCGTCGCCTTCCACTTCACCTGGCGCAAGGACCCCGCGACCGTGCTGCCCGTCATCTCCGCCGTGGAGGACCGGCTCGTGCCTCTGGGCGCACGGCCGCACTGGGGCAAGCTCACCGCGCTGGACCCGGCGGAGGTCATCGGCGGCTACGAGCGGGCGGCCGACTTCCGGGGCCTGCTCGCGGACTTCGACCCTCGGGGGAAGTTCCGCAACGCCTTCACCGACGCCCTCTTTCCCCTGGTGTGA